One genomic region from Rosa rugosa chromosome 1, drRosRugo1.1, whole genome shotgun sequence encodes:
- the LOC133727151 gene encoding probable L-type lectin-domain containing receptor kinase S.5 yields MVILFLSLLLLPAAAFTDAQTYEVKPYQFGPFDPTYYDRFAVLSPATINSGALQITPDSANGNFSMTNKSGRILCRILYNQSFTLWNSDVNSSSPGYVASFNSSFLINVYRLNSSRIPEDSAVPGEGLAFIIAPDLTLPENSAGQYLGLTNATTDGNATNQLVAIELDTLKEGFDPDSNHMGLNINSVKSNKTVPLSDYGIEIAPPGKVFYMVWIQYDGGSHNLSVFMANQTDQKTDKKGAFVNIRPRPTSPILTANINLKDIVKQKSYFGFAASTGSYIQLNCVLMWNLTVEILPDVEGGGDKNKVLKIALGVGAGLVLVLLCLVGVVCYAYKKWKARASDPNILGALKSLPETPKEFSYRELKKATNNFDDKHKLGQGGFGVLYRAVLAKEDNLEVAVKMFSRDEVKGRDDFLAELTIINRLRHKHLVRLLGWCHKNGMLLIVYEYMPNGSLDNHLFSGPENATLEWKQRYKIVTGVISALHYLHNEYNQRVVHRDLKASNIMLDTYFNACLGDFGLARALDNEKTSYAELEGVPGTMGYIAPECFHTGKATCESDVYGFGAVVLEVVCGQRPWTKIGGYQFLVDWVWSLHREGRVLEAVDERLGNDYVVEEAQRLLLLGLACSHPIANERPKTQTIIQIISGSVLVPRVPSFKPSFVWPSVPEGVSSIANRVNTTSSWPVGMSAFDRSEWSPHLDSSDSLDRYGGTGIYGDSSSLV; encoded by the exons ATGGTGATTCTGTTTCTCTCCCTTCTGTTGTTGCCGGCGGCGGCTTTCACCGACGCTCAGACCTACGAGGTGAAACCCTACCAGTTCGGTCCCTTTGATCCAACATATTACGACAGGTTCGCCGTCCTCAGCCCCGCCACGATCAACTCAGGAGCTCTTCAGATCACGCCGGACTCCGCCAATGGCAACTTCAGCATGACCAACAAGTCAGGTAGGATCTTGTGTAGGATCTTGTACAACCAGTCTTTCACCCTCTGGAACTCTGATGTCAACTCTTCTTCTCCGGGATACGTCGCCTCTTTCAACTCGTCCTTCCTCATTAACGTCTATCGTCTCAACAGCTCCCGCATCCCCGAGGACTCCGCCGTCCCCGGCGAGGGCCTCGCCTTCATTATAGCCCCGGATTTGACCCTCCCGGAAAACAGCGCCGGTCAATATCTCGGTTTGACCAACGCCACCACCGACGGTAACGCCACCAACCAGTTGGTGGCAATTGAGCTGGACACTTTGAAGGAGGGCTTCGATCCGGACAGCAACCACATGGGGCTGAATATCAACTCAGTTAAGTCTAACAAGACTGTCCCGCTTTCGGACTATGGGATCGAGATCGCGCCACCAGGCAAGGTGTTTTATATGGTGTGGATCCAATACGACGGTGGGTCACATAATCTGTCGGTGTTCATGGCCAACCAGACCGATCAGAAAACGGACAAGAAAGGAGCGTTTGTTAATATCCGGCCTCGGCCCACCAGCCCAATTCTAACCGCCAACATTAACCTCAAGGACATTGTCAAGCAAAAGTCCTACTTCGGATTCGCCGCGTCCACCGGAAGTTACATCCAGCTCAACTGCGTGTTGATGTGGAATCTAACGGTGGAGATTCTGCCGGATGTGGAAGGGGGAGGGGACAAAAATAAGGTGTTGAAGATAGCACTGGGGGTGGGTGCGGGGTTGGTTTTGGTCCTACTGTGTTTAGTCGGGGTGGTTTGTTATGCATACAAAAAGTGGAAGGCTAGAGCGTCGGACCCGAACATTTTGGGCGCGCTGAAAAGCCTTCCCGAAACACCGAAGGAGTTCAGTTACCGAGAGCTCAAGAAAGCCACCAACAACTTCGACGATAAGCACAAACTAGGTCAAGGTGGGTTCGGGGTGTTGTACCGAGCTGTGCTAGCTAAGGAGGATAACCTCGAAGTGGCAGTGAAGATGTTCTCGAGGGACGAGGTCAAGGGTAGGGACGACTTTTTGGCCGAGCTCACCATCATTAACCGTCTCCGGCACAAACACCTCGTTCGGTTACTCG GTTGGTGCCACAAGAATGGGATGCTTCTCATAGTGTACGAGTACATGCCAAACGGGAGCTTGGACAACCACCTATTCTCCGGGCCGGAAAATGCAACCCTAGAATGGAAACAGAGGTACAAGATTGTCACGGGTGTGATCTCGGCCCTGCACTACCTCCACAACGAGTACAACCAAAGAGTAGTCCACAGAGACCTCAAGGCTAGCAACATAATGCTTGACACCTATTTCAATGCTTGTCTGGGCGACTTCGGCCTGGCGCGCGCCTTGGACAATGAAAAGACCTCATACGCTGAACTCGAAGGTGTCCCGGGCACCATGGGGTACATTGCCCCTGAGTGCTTCCACACGGGAAAAGCCACATGTGAGTCTGACGTGTACGGGTTCGGGGCGGTGGTTTTAGAAGTTGTTTGCGGTCAACGACCGTGGACTAAAATCGGTGGATACCAATTTCTAGTGGATTGGGTATGGTCTTTGCATAGAGAAGGGCGTGTGCTTGAGGCTGTCGATGAGAGGTTGGGTAATGACTACGTGGTTGAAGAAGCCCAAAGGCTTTTGCTTCTTGGGCTGGCTTGTTCGCATCCGATTGCGAACGAGAGGCCCAAGACCCAAACCATAATCCAAATCATTTCTGGGTCGGTATTGGTGCCCCGAGTCCCTTCTTTCAAACCATCTTTCGTGTGGCCTTCTGTGCCTGAAGGAGTGAGCAGCATTGCCAACAGGGTTAACACGACGTCGTCGTGGCCTGTCGGGATGTCAGCTTTCGATAGGTCTGAGTGGAGCCCACATTTGGACAGCAGTGATAGCCTGGACCGGTATGGAGGAACAGGCATATATGGTGACAGCTCTTCCCTGGTTTAA